The DNA region CCCATTTAGGAATCAATGGGTTCCCGCTCCAAGATTCGTTGCGAATTGATATTGCATCTTTTACTGTTCTTATAGGTAATAATCGCTGATGAATATCTGTCATTTCATAGCCTCCTTACTGGGTAATCTCATACTATCATTGATAAACTTCCAAAATATCGTCTCTCGGTGTCGGTTGTTGTAAACATAACATCTTTCAGCGACGTAGAGTGGTGTATATCCAAAGCTATAATGGTGATGTTGCCCATACCAAGCGCGCTTCAATAGAGACCAGAAGCCTTCGATGGTGTTTGTGTGCTTATCACCATCAACATATTGCACTTGATGGTTGATAACTTCGTGCTTCAAGTCCCTACTCAAGGTGTTATAAGCGTGATATTCATCCGTCATAAGTTCAGATTCTTTCGTACTGACGACGCGACGGATAAATTCAAGGATATGCCGCCCGGTAAGTCCTTTAGCTACTTCAGCAACGACCTGCCCACCTCGCTCTATAGCACCGATAATGGCTGTTTTATCTGTGCCACGTCCACGTTTAGAGGATTCAAAGTCTTCACGCTTGTTAGGTTTACGAGGTTTGCCTCCGATATAGGTTTCATCCGCTTCAATAATGCCTTGTAAGACAATAGAACTTGTCTTATTCGCCATTTCAGCGCGTATTCTGACAAGTATAAACC from Candidatus Poribacteria bacterium includes:
- a CDS encoding IS1595 family transposase, whose translation is MNLIEVMERFPDQESCIEHLERVRWRSMPFCPHCGSVSIKRKKEDTIGRVGRWNCHDCKASFKVTHGTVFHGTKIPLQKWFMAIALILNAKKGVSSHQLQRDLELNQKTAWFILVRIRAEMANKTSSIVLQGIIEADETYIGGKPRKPNKREDFESSKRGRGTDKTAIIGAIERGGQVVAEVAKGLTGRHILEFIRRVVSTKESELMTDEYHAYNTLSRDLKHEVINHQVQYVDGDKHTNTIEGFWSLLKRAWYGQHHHYSFGYTPLYVAERCYVYNNRHRETIFWKFINDSMRLPSKEAMK